The Microcoleus sp. FACHB-672 region GGAGCAACAAAACGCGTGGCGGAGCTGATTTTACAAGCACTGGCAGCTCAACCGGAAATGACAACCTGTTTCACTATTGTGCGATTTGGCAACGTGTTAGATAGCAGTGGTTCAGTTGTACCGCGTTTCCGCAAACAAATTGCCGAGGGCCAGCCAATTACATTAACCCATCCGGATATCACTCGCTATTTCATGTCTATTCCCGAAGCCGCTCGTTTAGTCATCCAAGCCGGATCTTTAGGAAAGGGAGGTGAAATTTTTCTATTGGATATGGGTCAACCTGTTCGGATTTACGATCTGGCGTTGCAGATGATTCAACTCAGCGGCTTAGTACCGGGAAAAGATATAGAGATCAAAATTACCGGATTGAGACCCGGAGAAAAGCTACATGAGGAATTACTCATTGATTGTGCAAATGTCGCTCAGACCAGACATCCGAAAATTTTCTGTGCAAATGAAGCTAAAATGCTTTGGGAATTTTTGCACCCACGCATAGAAGCGCTGCTTGCAAAAGCGCGAAGAGATGACCATACGGGTGTCATTGCCCAATTGCAGAGTCTCGTACCAGAATATAAGCTGGCAGCATACCAGCTAGCGAGGTCTGCCAAAGTCCCAATTTCTGTAGACTAGGCTACAAGTACAGGTAGCGGAAAGCCAATCTCACAAAGGATCCTAGGCCGCCTCCGCGAGATGAACACTAAAGCTGTAGAATCTCCCCAATGGCTCAGTAACCATTGATGAACTGGATCAAACCTTTGAACGTTAGAAAACACCACACTTTGACCGTTTAGGTCTTGTCCCTGCTAAGGTATTGTAAAAACTCTAGAAGCCCTACTATGGTTCGTGCAACTTTTAGGTATCCGACATCAATACATTCTCCACTCGCCACTGGCCACTGGCCGAGCAAACCCCTGAGCAAACCTTTCATTGGTCTAACAGTTTCGGCTCTAATAATACTGACGCACTCCTTGCCCAGTTTGTCTCAGGGTCGGGCTTTCAGTGATACTACACCTAGTCAACTCGTTGCTCCCAGTCAACTGCAAGAGGCTTACATCTTAGGGCCTGGTGATATCATTCAGATCGATATCTTTAATGTGCCAGAGTATAGCGGCGAGAATGGTCGATACCAAGTTTTAGTGGATGGCTCACTAAATATGCCCCTGATTGGCCGTGTAGATGTCCAAGGTCTAACCTTGCAAGTGGCGGCACAAAAATTTTCTCAACTATACGCTGAATACCTTACACGTCCTATCGTTACGGTAAGTTTGCTGCTAGCTCGTCCCCTGAGTATTGGGGTAGCAGGAGAAGTGAACCGCCCAGGCTCCTACGTCCTTGATGCTCTGGGAGCCGGTAACACCGAGGCTGGCGCTCAAGTTCCAACAGTGACACGCGCTCTTCAAAGTGCGGGTGGAGTTACCCAATCTGCGGATCTACGACGAGTTCAGTTACGTCGCCCCCAACCCTCTGGTAGTGAGCAAATTATCAACCTGGATCTGAATGAATTGTTGCAAACAGGCGACTTGCGCCAAAATTTAAGTCTGCGGGATGGAGACACAATTTTTATTCCGACTAAAACAAATGTAAATCTGGCAGAAGCCGCTCTATTAGCAACGACTACGATCTCTGGAGATCCAACTCGACCCCTGAATGTCGCAGTGGTTGGCGAAGTCACTCGTCCGGGTTCCTACACAATGCAAAGAGTAGACGATGAGGGGGCACAACAGGGGCTGATCACTTTAACTCGGGCGCTTAGAACAGCAGGTGGAATCACGCAATCAGCGGATATTCGGCGGGTTGAAGTGCGTCGAAATACTAAAACAGGCAATGAACAAGTCATAGAAGTGGATCTTTGGCAACTTCTGCAAACGGGCGACCTCAGCCAAGATGTAATCCTTGATCAGGGAGACACCATCGTTGTTCCGACCGCCGAAAATATAGACTTAACTGAAGCTCGCCAAGTCGCCGCTGCCAGTTTTTCTCCGGGAGCAATGAGAGTCAGTGTTGTAGGGGAAGTGGCTGAGCCGGGTCCGGTAGATTTACCCCCCAACACTTCCTTAAACCAAGCATTGCTGGCAGCAGGAGGTTTTAACAACATACGAGCTCGCAGACAAGACGTAGAACTGGTTCGCCTAAACCCAAACGGCACTGTTTCTCGCCGGACTGTGCCGGTGGACTTTTCTCAAGAACTCAATGAAGAAACGAATCCCGCTCTACGCCCCAATGATGTGATCGTTGTAGGTCGGTCTGGCATTACTAAAACCGCAGATACAATCACCACGATTCTCAGCCCGTTTGTTAACCTATTCGGGGCGTTCAGAATTTTCGACGTCTTGTTCTAGTTTGGGCGAGATCAACTAGCATCTTTGCTTTAGAAACAGCCGGACTCGGTTGAATTCTAACAACATAAATGCAGAGTTTCGTCTAGGATACGAATTAATAAAACATACAGAGGGGTCAAGATGGAGACCGCACATAATTATCAGCCATCATCACCGCAGAGTCATACTAGCCAATTTCAGCAATTACAGCCGTTTTACCCCGCTGAATTACAAGAGCATGACGACGATGAGCTGGATCTAGAACAGATATGGACGATTGTCCGTCGTAGAGCCGTTTTAATTGCCGGAATCACCACCGTAGTGGCGGCGGCTGCCTTGGCTTGGACTCTCAATCAGACACCTAAGTATAAAGGTACATTTCATCTGTTAGTCGAGCCGGTTATTAGCGATCAAAGTCAACTTGCTGGGATTTCTTCGGCACTTCAAACCATTGGTATGGGTTCAGTCATGCCTAAGCAAGGCTTGGATTATGAAAGCCAAATACAGGTCTTGAAAAGCCCCAAACAAATGGCTCCTATTATTCAGCAGTTGCAATCTCGATATCCTAAAATTGACTACCGTTCTCTATTGGGTGGAGCGGGTCAAAAAGGAAGCTTATCGATTGAGCGAATAAAAAAAGCCAAGGTTTTAGAAATCAATTACCTAGATTCCGATGCAGAAAAAATTCAGTTTGTTTTAGATCAATTGGCCCAAGGTTATCTTAGGTACAGCCTAGAAGACCGCAAAAGCGACAGCCGACAAGGAATTCAATTTATTGAAGATCAACTGCCGCAGTTGCGCCAGCGAGTAGACACGCTACAACAGCAACTTCAGCAGTTTCGCCAGCAGTATAACTTGATTGACCCTGAAGTTCAAGGCGAAGAACTGGCTGAGCAAGTTACAGCGCTTCAACAAGATAGCTTAGAAACCCAAACCTCGCTGGCTCAGCAGCAATTGCTTTTCGGGAATTTGCAGCAGCGGCTTGGGCTAGACCCGGAGAGTGCGCTAAAAGCATCTGCGCTAACGCAATCACCGCGCTATCAGCAATTACTCAATCAGCTGAGAGAAATAGAAACAAAGATTGCGACAGAGAAAGCTCGATTTACAGACAATAGTCCTAGCATTCAAGCGTTACGAGATCAACAGCAAAACTTACTCCCTCTGATCCGTCAAGAAGCCCAAGAAGTTTTGGGTGAAAACATTTCGCAGAGCAATACCCAAGTATTGCGAGCGCCGTTCCAAGATTCGATTCGGTTAGGTTTAGCTAGCCAATTGATCGATACTGCCAACAAAATTGAGCTTTTAAAAGTACGCAATCAAGCGATTGGCGAAGCTCAAGGTTTTTTCAATCAACAAGTTCAGCAGTTTCCAGTCATGATCCGCCAGTACACGGATCTACAGCGGGAATTGGGCGTGGCGACTGCTACGCTTAACCAACTTTTAGGACAACGAGAAATGTTGCGAGTGGAGGCAGCGAAGCAGGATGTACCTTGGGAATTGATTTCGGAGCCTAAACTCGTACGCAACAAGAAGGGCAAACTAATACCGGCTGAACCCAGTGTATCCAAAACGTTCGCGATAGGAATCATCGGAGGCTTACTGCTGGGACTGGGTGCGGCTTTGCTTGCAGAGCGGCTCAACAATGTGTTTCACACGCCCCAGGAATTGAAAGATACTACCCGATTGGCTCTGTTAGGAGTTATTCCTTATAGTGATCAAGCGATGGAAGTTCCACGATCTCGTGTAATGGCTGATTCAGCTACCAAAGCTGACTTCTACTATGCCGGCGCTTCGCCGTTGATGGAGGCTTTTCGCTCTCTCAACGCTAATATGCGCCTCCTCAACTCTGGCAATCCTATTCGCTCTGTAGTAATCAGCTCTGCCGCACCGGCAGATGGTAAATCGACGGTGGCTGTAAATCTAGCGCAGGCAGCAGCGGCAATGGGACAGCGGGTCTTACTGGTGGATACAGACCTGCGCTGGCCTCAGGTTAGTAGCAAAATGGGTCTGAAAAATACCCCAGGATTAACCGAAGCGCTCACGACAAACGCAGCACCGGCTGATGTGA contains the following coding sequences:
- a CDS encoding GumC family protein, with product METAHNYQPSSPQSHTSQFQQLQPFYPAELQEHDDDELDLEQIWTIVRRRAVLIAGITTVVAAAALAWTLNQTPKYKGTFHLLVEPVISDQSQLAGISSALQTIGMGSVMPKQGLDYESQIQVLKSPKQMAPIIQQLQSRYPKIDYRSLLGGAGQKGSLSIERIKKAKVLEINYLDSDAEKIQFVLDQLAQGYLRYSLEDRKSDSRQGIQFIEDQLPQLRQRVDTLQQQLQQFRQQYNLIDPEVQGEELAEQVTALQQDSLETQTSLAQQQLLFGNLQQRLGLDPESALKASALTQSPRYQQLLNQLREIETKIATEKARFTDNSPSIQALRDQQQNLLPLIRQEAQEVLGENISQSNTQVLRAPFQDSIRLGLASQLIDTANKIELLKVRNQAIGEAQGFFNQQVQQFPVMIRQYTDLQRELGVATATLNQLLGQREMLRVEAAKQDVPWELISEPKLVRNKKGKLIPAEPSVSKTFAIGIIGGLLLGLGAALLAERLNNVFHTPQELKDTTRLALLGVIPYSDQAMEVPRSRVMADSATKADFYYAGASPLMEAFRSLNANMRLLNSGNPIRSVVISSAAPADGKSTVAVNLAQAAAAMGQRVLLVDTDLRWPQVSSKMGLKNTPGLTEALTTNAAPADVMQQSPMEENLFVLTAGSIPSDPLRLLSSKKMQSFMEQWQAAFDLIIYDAPPLLGLADASLLAGHTDGILLVVAIGQTERSEVTQALDGLHTSGTPVLGVVANKASGYPMNAYYDHRRYPTSYQDERRPDPDAVVL
- a CDS encoding polysaccharide biosynthesis/export family protein, whose product is MSQGRAFSDTTPSQLVAPSQLQEAYILGPGDIIQIDIFNVPEYSGENGRYQVLVDGSLNMPLIGRVDVQGLTLQVAAQKFSQLYAEYLTRPIVTVSLLLARPLSIGVAGEVNRPGSYVLDALGAGNTEAGAQVPTVTRALQSAGGVTQSADLRRVQLRRPQPSGSEQIINLDLNELLQTGDLRQNLSLRDGDTIFIPTKTNVNLAEAALLATTTISGDPTRPLNVAVVGEVTRPGSYTMQRVDDEGAQQGLITLTRALRTAGGITQSADIRRVEVRRNTKTGNEQVIEVDLWQLLQTGDLSQDVILDQGDTIVVPTAENIDLTEARQVAAASFSPGAMRVSVVGEVAEPGPVDLPPNTSLNQALLAAGGFNNIRARRQDVELVRLNPNGTVSRRTVPVDFSQELNEETNPALRPNDVIVVGRSGITKTADTITTILSPFVNLFGAFRIFDVLF